Genomic window (Hydrogenimonas cancrithermarum):
GAGGTCATAAAGCTCTTTCTGGAGATCACCAAAATTCCCCATTGCAGTGGGGATACCGTAGCGATGAAAAATCATATCATGCAGATTGGAAATGGGAACGGATATCGGGTCGAGTGCGACGATGCAGGAAATATCATGGCGTATGCGAAGAAGAGCCGTCTGACACTGCAGTCGCATTACGATATGGTCTGCATCGGTTCCGCACCGAAGATAGAGACGGTCATCGAGAATGGCTGGATGTCTGCCAAAGGGAGTTCACTCGGTGCCGACAACGGCATGGGTGTGGCGATGATGCTCTATCTGATGAAAAAAAAGATGGAGGTCGATTTTCTCTTTACGAACGACGAAGAGATCGGTTTGATCGGAGCGAATCACCTGGAACTTCCGATCAGGACGCCGTATCTGCTCAATCTCGACAGTGAAGAGTTGGGAAAAGTCTATATCGGGTGTGCAGGTGGTGAGGACATCCATGTTCAAAAGAGGATTTCTATGGCATTTCCACAAAAAGGAGGCAAGTGGTTCAAACTCCGATCCACTGCACCGGGAGGGCACTCGGGAGTCAATATAGCCGACGGAATTCCAAATGCCGTGACCGAGCTTTGCGGCGTGATATACGACACCCCTTCGATGATGCTTCACTCACTGAGCGGCGGAGAGCGGATCAATGCAATTCCCGCGCATGCGGAGGCGGTGGTATGGATGCCCGAAGAGGAGACACTGCATCTGGAGCATCCGGATATCGATGTTGAAGCGCTCCCGTCTGCCGAGAGAAAATTGATGAAAGATGGACGTGCGTTGGTCTCCGCGGTTTTTGGTTTCGCACACGGAGTTCGGGCTTGGAATCGGGATCTCGATTTGCCCCAGAGCAGTATCAACCTGGCGGAGGTTTCGGCGAAAGGAGGGAAGGTGAAGATCTCGCTTTCTGCCCGTGCGATGGCCAACGAGGATCTTCATCGGCTTGTCGTTCAGACGAGAGCAGGGTGGGAAGCGTTGAATTTCACGACTGCCACCGAAGGGAAATATCCGGCGTGGAGACCGGTTGTCAACGATTTCAGCGAGAAGGTTTTGAAACACTATAGAAAGATCGTTCCCGACGCCGAATATGCCGCAATCCATGCCGGTCTGGAGTGTGCGCTTTTCGCCAAAAAGTTTCCGGAACTTAAAATCACATCGGTAGGGCCGACGATTCTCGATCCCCATTCAGAGCGAGAACGTGTCGATCTCTCCTCTGTTGAAAAAATCGTTGATTTGGTTATGGCGCTCGTCGACGATTTATCGTCGATTTAAACTTTTGGTGTTATAATCCTTTCAATTTAAAAGAACAAGGAGATAGTGTTATGAAAATCGGTGATATCGTTATCGTGAGCGATCTTGGAGAGATGAAAATATACAGAGCCGAACCTCGTGGTCTCGAGGCGGAAGCGGGCCTCAAACCGGATCATGTCAAGCTCGATCTGATCGATGCGAAAGATTATGTGGCATCCCACTGGAAAGTTCAAGATATCGTGACGGATCAGGCGGGCCAGTTCAAAGGCGGAAGCCAAGGCCGTGGTGAGTTTTCTCAAGGCAGTGTCGGAGAGCGGCATGAACTCGAAAAGCATCTTGAAGAGGAAGTGATCGAAGCGATCGCGAAAGATATTTCCGATACGGTTTCCGCCAACAATCCCCCAAAATGGTACCTTGGACTTCCCGAAACGATCTATGCCCGTGTGATGGAAAAAGTCTCTCCCGCCGTGAAAGAGAAGCTTTTTCTCGGTCTGAAAAAGGATCTGGTCAAAACGGACAAAAACGATCTCGTCGAAATCTTCAAAAAGTAGTCCGGTTTAACCTGACGCCAAGGCAGTTTCCGATCGGAAACTGCTTCTATCTCGCTTTGAAACTCTCTTTGCTTTTGCACAAATCCGTCAAAAAACACTCGGTATAGCATTTCGGATTTTTCGCCGTACAGATATAGCGTCCGAAAAGGACCATCGCCTGATGAATCCGATGCAGATCGGTTTTGAATTTTTTTACGAGATCTTTCTCGGTTCCTTCCGCCGTTTTGGCATCGCTCAGCCCCAGCCTATGAGCGACGCGGAAAACATGGGTGTCGACTGCCATCAGATTGGCCCCGGTATATTCGATCATGACGACATGAGCGGTTTTCTGGCCGACACCCGGCAGTTTGACGAGCTCCTTTTCGTCCAATGGGATCTCTCCATTATACTTTTCCATCACCATCTGTGCCATTTTGATGAGATTTTTTGCTTTGTTGTTGAAGAAAGAGCAGCTTTTGATGAGTTCCTTCACGTCGTCGAGATCTGCGTTTGCGAGGCTCGGAATGTCTGGATACTTTTCAAACAGCGCCGGCGTGATCAGATTGACACGTTTATCGGTGCACTGTGCCGACAGCATGACTGCGACCAGGAGTTCGTAGAGGTTGTGATAGTGCAGTTCCGTTACCGAATCGGGGTAGTGCTCGAGAAGCCGTCTTTTTATCTCTTCGATCTCTTTTTTCGTTGCGAGTTTCATGGAAAACCTTTGGTTTTTGGATTGGAGCGATGACGGGTGAAAAGGTATGGTTTAGACTCTTTTCCATCCGTTGACCAGTGCGAAGCACGATCTCGTCCTTTTTTAACGAAATTATACTTGATAAAAGGTATAATATGCCCAAATTTCTTCGATAAGAGGGTATTAATGGCAGGTCATAACAAATGGTCGAAAGTCAAACACATCAAAGCGAAAGAGGATGCGAAAAAAGGCAAACTCTTTACCAAAGCCGTGCGTGATATTACCACCGCGGCCAAAGCGGGCGGTGGCGACCCCGACACGAATGCCGCGCTTCGGCTCGCGATCGAACGTGCACGTGCCGTTTCGATGCCGGCTGAGAACATTCAGCGTGCCATCGACAAGGCGACCGGCAATCTAAAAGGCGTCAACTACGAAGAGATTACCTACGAAGGATACGGTCCGGGCGGTGTGGCGATCATGGTCGAGACGATGACCGACAATAAAAACCGCACCGTGGCGAACGTCCGTCATGCCTTCAGCAAAGCGGGAGGAAGTCTGGGCACGAGTGGAAGTGTCGCATGGATGTTCGAGAAAAAGGGGATCATCACGATTGAAAGAAGCGATAAAGACGACGAAGTGATGGAAGTGGCGCTTGAAAATGGTGCAACCGATATCAAGGAGTTCGACGAAGTCCTGGTCATCGAGAGCGAACCGGCGGACTTCGATACACTTTTGCAGGCGGTCGAGAAAACCGGTGTCAACATTCTTGAGAGCTCTGTCGGACTCGTCGCGACCAACATGATCGATGTCGATGACGAAACGGCAGAGAAGGTTGAAAAACTTATCGAGACGCTCGAAGAGGATGACGATGTTCAAAATGTCTATCACAATATGGCATAAGAACGGAGATTAACCTTCATTAATCGATGTTTGAGTACAATACCACAATCAATCACAAAAGGAACAGAATGAAAAAACTGATCATGGCCGGCCTCAGTGCGGCGACACTGGCACTTTCGCTTCCAGCATCGGATGTTCTGGCGACCGTCAACAGTCATAAAATCACAAAAGAGGATGTCCAGTCGGTACTCAATGCGATGGGTGCCCGTACAAGTTACGATGCACTTCCGGACGATGTGAAAAAGAAGGTACTCGACCAGGTGATCGAACAACAGCTTCTTCAGGAGAAAGCACTCGCAAGCGGTATCGAGAAAGACAAAGAGTACAAAGAGGCGCTTGAAAAACTGAAAAAGAAGTTGGCACTCGATATCTGGATGAAAAAGCAGCTCGATACGATCGAAGTGAGCGATGCCGAAGCGAAAAAGGCGTATGAGGAGCACAAAAATGCATTTCAGCGACCCGAAACCGTCCATGCGCGGCATATCCTTGTAAAAACCGAAGCGGAAGCGAAGCAGATTATAGAAGAGCTTAAAAAAACACCCAAATCGAAACTCAAAACGAAATTCGAAGAGCTTGCCAAAGCGAAGTCGACCGGGCCGAGTGCACCGCGTGGAGGAGATCTTGGGACATTCGGGCGCGGACAGATGGTCAAGCCGTTTAGCGATGCGGCTTTTGCGCTTAAAGCCGGAGAGTTCACACAAACTCCTGTCAAAACACAGTTCGGCTACCATGTGATCTATGTCGAAGAGAAGCACCCAGCACAGACCGTTCCCTTCGATGAGGTCAAAGAACGCATAAAGCAGAATCTGAAGATGGAGAAATTCAAAGAGAATATCAAAAAGATTGCACAGGAACTTCGCACCAAAGCGAAGATCAAATACCAGTAATTTTTCAAGAAGGAGCGATGATGAAGGGTGTAAAGATTTCAGATTACGTCGATGCCGGTGTCGCAACGGGTGATGATGTCCAGAAGATTTTTGAGATCGCCAAAGCGAATGAGTTCGCGTTGCCGGCGGTCAACGTTGTCGGAAGCAACTCGATGAATGCGGCGATGGAAGCGGCCAAAGAGGTCAACTCCCCGATTATTATTCAGTTCAGTAACGGCGGTGCGGTATTCAATGCGGGCAAAGGGCTCGATAGCGAAAAGGCCGGGGTGCTCGGCGCCATAAGCGGTGCACAGCATGTCCATACGCTGGCGGAAGCCTACGGCATTCCCGTGATGCTTCATACCGATCATGCAGCACGTAAACTGTTGCCATGGATCGATGCACTGCTCGAAGCGAGTGAACAGCACTTCGCCAAAACCGGCAAACCGCTCTTCAGCTCCCATATGATCGATCTGAGCGAAGAGCCGTTGGAGCAGAACATCGAAACCTGCAAAGTCTATCTCGAGCGGATGAGCAAGATGGGAATGACACTCGAGATCGAGCTTGGTATCACGGGTGGGGAAGAGGATGGTGTCGACAACACCGATGTCGACAACAAACTTCTCTACACACAGCCTGAAGAGGTCGCCTATGCCTACGAAGAGCTCAGCAAGGTCAGCGATCGTTTCACGATCGCAGCATCGTTCGGAAACGTGCATGGCGTCTACAAGCCGGGCAATGTCGTGTTGCGCCCGGAGATTCTGGACAACTCCCAAAAATACATCGAGCAAAAGTACAATACGGCACTCAAGCCAGTCAGCTTCGTCTTCCACGGCGGAAGCGGATCGGACCTGAAGGACATCCGCGATGCAATCAGCTACGGTGTCATAAAAATGAATATCGATACCGACACACAGTGGGCTTTCTGGGCTGGAGTGAAGGGGTATGTCGAAAAATATCATGATTATCTTCAGGCGCAGATCGGCAATCCCGAAGGGGAAGACAAACCGAACAAAAAGTATTATGACCCGCGCAAATGGCTACGTGAAGGTGAAAAGTCGATGGTCGCCCGTCTCAAAGAGGCCTTCGAGGATCTTAACTGCATTGACCGCTTCTAAACTCCTCTTTCCACCCTCCCGGGTGGACTCTTTTCATTGGAGGGGGCATGAATGGTTCGTCAAGCGTGACGACCTTATCGATCCCCGTTTTTCCGGCAATAAACTTCGAAAACTCTATACGCTTTTACAAACCGATTCGAAACGTTATTCTCTCTTGATGAGTTATGGTGGCTCCCAATCGAATGCGATGCTTTCCCTCGCCTACCTGGCAAAGTCGAAAGGGTGGGATTTTGTCTATTATGTCAAAAAGCTCCCCGACTGGCTTGCCAAAAATCCGACAGGCAATCTCAAACTTGCGCTCGATCTTGGAATGAAAGCCGTCGAAATTCCCCATTCGGAATTTTATGGCCGGATCGAAGATGTTCGAAGCACTCTATCGGACGATACTCTCCTTGTCGCTCAGGGAGGTGCCGAAAAGATAGCGGAAGAGGGCGTCCGTCTTTTGGCGAAGGAGATTCTCTCTTGGGCAAATAGAAAAGGCATCGGCAGCTGCAGCGTCGCCACGCCGAGCGGCACGGGGACTACGGCACTCTATCTCAGACGCCATTTGCCGAAAGAGATTGAAGTGTTGACGACACCTGTCGTCGGTGATCGTGACACGCTTTTGGCCCAATGGCACGAACTCGAACCGGATGAACCGTTTTTACCGAAAATCTTGGAACATTGGCCGAAACATCCTTTCGCAAAACCGAAAAAGTGCTATTTCGATGCATGGCACTCTCTCAAGCGATCGGGGGTCGAGTTCGACCTGGTCTATGCCCCGAAAATGTGGCTGGAGTTACTAAGCGCCTACGAGAATCTGCAAAAACCGATTCTCTATATCCATTCCGGAGGTGTCAGTGGAAATATGTCCCAAATTGAGCATTATCGATACAGTGGCATTCTATAAGCTCTCAAAAATACATGATATTCAATCTTTTAAAAGTTAAACTGTTTTAAAATTATGAAATACTGCAACAAGGTAGGTTCGCTATGGAAAACATGGTAGCAGAAAGCTTCAAGTATATGATTCTCGGAATGGGAATCGTATTTGCGTTTCTTTATATTATGGTCTTGGTTTTGCAAACGCAGGCAAAACTGATCGCCAAATATTTTCCCGAAAAACCGGCAGGACCGGCTGGAGGTGCTTCGACGGGAGTTGACAAGAAGAAGGTTGCAGCAGTGATTGCGGCCATTCAACACCACAAAAATCTCGGCAAATAACGCTTTACAAAGGAATTTTATGGCGAAAAAGAAAAAGTATATCGATGTAATGGACACCACCTTCCGCGACGGCTTTCAATCCGTTTTCGGCGGGCGGGTCCTGATGGAGGATTTCCTCCCTGCGGTCGAGGCGGCGAAAGATGCCGGCATTACCCACTTCGAATTTGGCGGTGGTGCACGTTTTCAGAGTCTCTTCTTCTATCTGCAGGAGAATGCGTTCGAGATGATGGACAAGTTCCGTGAAACCGTCGGTCCGGAAGTCAATCTTCAGACGCTGGCACGCGGCATCAACACCGTCATGCTCGATACCGGCAGCCGAGAGATGATCGATCTTCATGCCAAACTTTTCAAAAAGCACGGTACGACGACGATCCGAAACTTCGATGCACTCAACGATGTCGACAACCTTGCATACAGTGCCAAATGTATCAAAGATCACGGGCTCAAACATGAAGTGGTTGTAACGATCATGGACCTTCCTCCGGGATGCCACGGTGCGCATGATGCACCGTTCTATGAAAAGGTGCTTCGCAAAATTCTCGATTCGGGTCTGCCGTTTGACAGTGTCTGTTTCAAAGACGCGAGTGGAACCTCCAACCCGAACAAAGTCTACGAGACGATCAAAATGGCACGTAAACTTCTTCCGGAAGGGACCCATCTGCGCCTACATACACATGAAACCGCGGGTGTCAGTGTCGCATGTTACCTCGCAGCTCTCGAAGCGGGTGTGGATGGAATCGACATGGCCGCACACCCGGTAAGCGGTGGCACGAGCCAGCCCGATATTCTGACGTTGCTTCATGCGACCAAGGGAGGAGACTACGATCTCGGTGGTCTCGAACTTGAAAAAATTCTTGCCTATGAAGAGGTTCTCAACGACTGTCTGAAAGACTATTTCATTCCGCCGGAAGCGACACAGGTTTCACCACTTATTCCGTTCTCTCCGATGCCTGGCGGCGCTTTGACGGCAAATACGCAGATGATGCGCGACAGCGGCATCTTGCACAAGTATCCGGAAGTGATCCGTGCGATGCAAGAAGTGGTCGAAAAAGGTGGGTATGGCACATCGGTCACACCCGTATCGCAGTTTTACTGGCAGCAGGCCTTCAACAACGTCATGTTCGGGCCATGGAAGAAGATCGCACCAGGGTACGGGCGCATGGTGCTTGGATATTTCGGAAAAACACCGACCGAACCGGATCCGGAAGTGGTGAAGATCGCATCGGAACAGCTCAAACTCGAGCCGACAAAAGAGAATCCTCTCGATATCGCGGATCGCGACGAAACAAAATCGATCGCGTACTGGAAAAAAGTGCTCGAAGAAGAGGGTCTCGAAACGACGGAAGAGAATATCTTCATCGCAGCAGCGTGCGATAAGAAAGGCATCGACTTCCTCAAAGGCGAATCGCCGCTGATGGTACGCAAAAAAGATCAAGAAGAAAACAAAAAAGAAGGTGAATGTATGAGTAGTGCAGCAGGTGTATATACGGTTGTAGTTGACGGTCAGAAGTTCAAAGTCGAAGTTGCCGAAGGCGAAGGAGAAATCGTTGTCAAAGAGGCATCGAGCACACCGGCACCGGCGCCGGAAAGCGAAGTTCCTGCAGAGAATGCACCGGGCCTTACAGAAGTTCCTGCACAGGTTCCGGGCAATGTCTGGAAAATTCTGAAAAACCCGGGCGACAGTGTCGAAGAGGGTGAAGTGATCATGATTCTCGAGGCGATGAAAATGGAGATCGACATTCCTTCGCCGAAAGCGGGAAAGATCGCGAAAATCAACGTGGCTACCAACCAGGCGGTACAAGAGGGTCAGATTCTGGCACTGGTTGAGTAAGGTTTTGACGATGAAAAAAAGTATCGTTGCAGTATTGCTGCTTTTTATTACGCTTTTCGCTACAAATGCGGCAGCGAGCGGCCACGAACAGGTCGCACAGCAGACACACGCTATTGAGCATCATGCCGCTGTCGACTCTTCCGAAAAAGCGGTTGCTCATGACAAGGGAGTTTGGGAACTGTTGAAGTCATTCTACAAAACAACAGGTCTTTACGCCTTCACGACACCTCAGGAGGGAATGGTCAACGGTGAGGGCGAACCGGTCAATGCATTCCATCAAACATGGGGACGCGTCATCATGATCGGTATTACGCTGTTGCTCTTCTATCTGGCGATTGCAAAAGGTTTTGAGCCTCTGCTGCTTTTGCCGATCGGTTTCGGGGGGCTGCTGGCAAATATCCCGTTCGCCAATATGACGGCTGATCATGGCTTTTTGGGGGTCATCTACAACGCCGGAATCGCCAACGAGTTTTTTCCACTGCTTATTTTCATGGGGGTTGGAGCGATGACCGATTTCGGCCCAATGTTGGCAAACCCGAAAACGGCTCTCCTCGGCGGTGCCGCACAGTTCGGTATTTTCGGAACACTCGTCGGTGCCGCGGCCCTGAGCCAGTTTACCCCGGCTTTCGATTTCAGTCTTCAAGATTGTGCTGCGATTTCCATCATTGGGGGTGCGGACGGACCGACCTCCATCTTTATCGCTACCAAGCTCGCTCCGGATCTTCTTGGAGCGATTGCCGTAGCGGCGTATTCGTATATGGCGCTCGTGCCGGTCATTCAACCTCCAATCATGAAGGCTTTGACAAGCAAAGAAGAGCGTGTCATCGTCATGAAACAGCAGCGAAAAGTGCACAAGCTCGAAAAGCTCTTTCTACCTTTGATCGTACTTGGGCTGAGTATTCTTCTTTTGCCCGAATCGACGCCGCTGATCGGTGCTTTTACGTTCGGTAACTTTGCGAAAGAGTCGGGTGTCGTCGACCGCCTCAGCGACACGATGCAAAACTCTTTGATCAACATCGTCACGATTCTTCTGGGGCTTGGTGTCGGCTCCAAGCTGGCGGCGGAAAAATTCCTTGTTGGGGATACGCTCGGCATTCTTATTCTTGGCCTCGTAGCGTTCGCCGTCGGGACAGCTGCCGGTGTATTGATGGCGAAACTTATGAACAGACTCTCTTCCGAACCGATCAATCCATTGATCGGAGCGGCAGGTGTTTCTGCAGTACCGATGGCCGCACGTGTCGTCAACAAAGTCGGCATGGAAGAGAAACCGGGCAATATCCTTCTGATGCATGCGATGGGTCCGAACGTCGCAGGTGTCATCGGCTCCGCCGTTGCCGCAGGTGTTCTTATCTCTATTTTTAACTAATATTTCAAATCCGTTTCGCCATATTCTCTCTGGCGAAACGGCCTAACGGATCCATATGGCGAATTTGTCTGCTTACCGTACCATCGTGACGTTGGCGGCAATCGTCGTTATCATCGCTGGCCTGAAATATGCAGCGCCACTCATCGTTCCGTTTATGCTTTCAGCATTCATCTCTTTACTTTTGTCTCCATTGCTACACTGGCTTATAAAAAAAGGTATTCCTAGCCCATTGGCTTTTTTTATAGTCATCATTTTGGTGTTTCTACTTTTCGTTTCGGTAACCGGATTGATAACCAGTCATATGGCGGATCTTTTCGAACATGCGGAGAGTTGGCAGGTGACGATAACCGAAAATCTAAAACAAGTGATATTCCAACTACAGAAGGTCGGAATCGACATCGATCAGGAACTCTTCTTCTCCATGCTTCAGCCACAAAAGCTCTTTACATTCACCCTTTCTATCATCAAAAATGCCTCATTGTTGTTATCTAACTCTTTTTTGATTTTTTTTACCGTCGTATTTATGTTGATCGAATCTTTTTCAATAAAAAGAAAAATACGTTATCTCGAAAAAAGTGGATCTCCGGGCCTGGCTCATCGGATCGAGAGTTTTACCGTCAAACTCAACCACTATTTTACGTTGAAGGCATTTACGAGCCTGCTTACCGGTCTTTGGATCGTGGCTGTTTTATATATGTTTGACGTACCTTATCCTCTGCTTTGGGGATTGGGCGGCTTCATTCTGAACTTCATCCCTGTCATCGGCTCGATAATTGCAGCGATACCACCCGTGCTTATCGCGCTCGCTACCAGCGGTTTTGGTGATGCACTTTGGATTGGGGGTTGGTTTCTTGTAATCAACACGGTGATTGGAAATTTGCTTGAGCCGAAAATCATGGGAAGAGGCTTGGAAATTTCGGAACTGGTCGTTTTTCTATCATTGGTCTTTTGGGGTTGGGTCTTTGGCAAAATTGGAATGCTTTTGGCCGTACCGCTGACAATGGTCGTCAAATTCGCCTTTGAAACGTCAGAATCGACACGCTGGATCGCGGTACTGCTTTCCGACTCTGCTAAAAATAAAAAATAGAAGTGGTATAAATGCTGCTTTCGCCACAGAAGAAAAAGTAGAAGAGTGGTGCGGACGAGAGGACTTGAACCTCTAAAATGTGTTTTTAGATAGCAATAAAAGCCCTAAAATAGGCACTTTTACATATATGTCAACATATGAATATAAGCATTTGTTGTATATAATGTTGTATATCATTTAAAAAAAGGCATAGTGTGGAAGTAGGAAAATATATAAGTTTAGGCAATGGGATACAAGTAAGAAAAGCAAAAAATGATACATATACTTATTATCATAGTTATAGGGATAAAACAGATAATAAAGTAAAGCGAAAAAAACTATTTACCACAGACAAAGCAGACGCAAAAGGGTTAAAAAAAGCTATTTTAATGGTAGATAATTTAATCGAAACAGAACAAGAAGCAAAAGACAAAATCACCTTAAATGACCTATCTAAAAGATATTTTGAGTCAAGAAGAAAAAAAATGATAGGCGAACTACGACGAAAATATAACAATATGGATGAAGAAACATTCTTAAGTCTAAAAAATGTAAAAAATAAACTTACAGGCTTACAAAGTGAAGTCAATAGATATAACAAGAACATAGCAAAAAGTGAAATAGCAGAACAAGACATAGAAACACTAAAAAGACAAGATTTTAAAGCATTTTTGGATAATGATTTAAACTTAAAAGGGTTAAGTGCAAAAACGGTCTATAATATGGTTTCTTTATGTAAAACAATCATTAACTATGGTATTAGAAACGAAATAATAGAAATTCAAAATCCTTTAACAAATTTTAGTGTAAAAAATCCAAAAAGAAAAAGACTTCGTTATCTAAATATAGAAGAATTAGAACAGCTATTAAAAGAATGTCAAAAACACGAAAACCCAAATGTTTATATGTCCGTATATTTAGGTGTATTAACTGGTGCAAGGGCAAGAAGTGTGCTAAATATCAAAAAGAAAGATATTGACTTTAAAAATAACCATATAAAGCTGGATAATTTCAAAAGCAATAAAATCTATACTGTAGCCATAACGAAAAAAGCCTCAAAATGGTTAGAAAAACAAACCAAAGAACTAAAACCTGACGACTACATAATTTATAATAGAAAAAAGCCCTCTAATCAGCCATTTACATACATTCCAAAAGGTGTTTACCAGATAATGGACGAACTATTTAATCAGAACATAGATAAGAAGAATAATGAAGAACGAGATAATGTTGTAAATTTCCACACTATAAGAAGAAGCATAGCAACAAATATGGCACTTGAGGGTGTTGATATATTTAAAATTATGACATTTTTAAATCACGGTAGCACAAAACAAACACACGATTACTTAAACCTAAGCGGTATCAACCTAAATCAAGATATAGAAGCATTACACGGCAAAATCTTTGCCAATTTCTAAAATTATATATCAAACTATATAAGATACAACCTTTTAAAGGATTTTACGCCCAAATCAAGCAATAACACGAAAAAGAAATTATTGATTTTAAAAAATTAGTTTTAAATATTGTTTCAAAACTACATACAGATATTACAAAAGATAGAGCAAAAAAACTTTTAGAGATATTCAAAAAAGGGGTTGTGATTATAGTGTAGCTAACGCAATATATATAAATTCAACTAATACAAAAACCCCATAAAAGCCAAATCTATTCTTTATTGTAAAAAAGAATAGTGAAAGGGGGTTGGGGTTTGCGATAGCAAACCCAAAACTCCCCTAAATCTTTAATTTTTACGAAAATATAAAGAAAATGTCTGTGCTTTTTGGAAAAAGTGTTTTTTGTATGAATTTTTGATTATGAAGTTATGCTCACGCATGCGCACGCACGGGCGGGCGAGCTTGAATAACTTATAATCAACCCTTATACATTTTACCAAACCTAAAAAAATCCCGAAAATATGATATTAAAACTTTTACGAAAGATAATAGCAAAATAAATCAAAAATCAACCTATTTGCAAAAATATACACAAAAAATCCAAATTAAAAAAAATCTTCAAAAAAACTTTTATAATCAGATTATAAACAAAATAAGGAAGAATTATGAAATTACCACACGAAATAGTAGAAGAAAAAGCGTATTTAGAGCATTTATATCGAAAACTTCAAGAAAAAATGGACTCCAAAAAAGGAGAAGAAGACTATCAAAATATGCTTATAGAGGAAATGAATACAAAAATTAAGACATCAGTTACAATTCTTGGGAAAACATATAGATATTCAATGAATTATCAAGTTGCAAGGATACTTCAATCTGTTTTTGGCGTAAAAATAGAAGACGCACCAAAAGCACATAGAAAATGGTTAAATGAGAATATAGTTAAACCAATGAAAAATGCCAATTTTTTCTTAGAT
Coding sequences:
- a CDS encoding M20/M25/M40 family metallo-hydrolase gives rise to the protein MVEEVIKLFLEITKIPHCSGDTVAMKNHIMQIGNGNGYRVECDDAGNIMAYAKKSRLTLQSHYDMVCIGSAPKIETVIENGWMSAKGSSLGADNGMGVAMMLYLMKKKMEVDFLFTNDEEIGLIGANHLELPIRTPYLLNLDSEELGKVYIGCAGGEDIHVQKRISMAFPQKGGKWFKLRSTAPGGHSGVNIADGIPNAVTELCGVIYDTPSMMLHSLSGGERINAIPAHAEAVVWMPEEETLHLEHPDIDVEALPSAERKLMKDGRALVSAVFGFAHGVRAWNRDLDLPQSSINLAEVSAKGGKVKISLSARAMANEDLHRLVVQTRAGWEALNFTTATEGKYPAWRPVVNDFSEKVLKHYRKIVPDAEYAAIHAGLECALFAKKFPELKITSVGPTILDPHSERERVDLSSVEKIVDLVMALVDDLSSI
- a CDS encoding host attachment protein, with product MKIGDIVIVSDLGEMKIYRAEPRGLEAEAGLKPDHVKLDLIDAKDYVASHWKVQDIVTDQAGQFKGGSQGRGEFSQGSVGERHELEKHLEEEVIEAIAKDISDTVSANNPPKWYLGLPETIYARVMEKVSPAVKEKLFLGLKKDLVKTDKNDLVEIFKK
- the nth gene encoding endonuclease III, which codes for MKLATKKEIEEIKRRLLEHYPDSVTELHYHNLYELLVAVMLSAQCTDKRVNLITPALFEKYPDIPSLANADLDDVKELIKSCSFFNNKAKNLIKMAQMVMEKYNGEIPLDEKELVKLPGVGQKTAHVVMIEYTGANLMAVDTHVFRVAHRLGLSDAKTAEGTEKDLVKKFKTDLHRIHQAMVLFGRYICTAKNPKCYTECFLTDLCKSKESFKAR
- a CDS encoding YebC/PmpR family DNA-binding transcriptional regulator, yielding MAGHNKWSKVKHIKAKEDAKKGKLFTKAVRDITTAAKAGGGDPDTNAALRLAIERARAVSMPAENIQRAIDKATGNLKGVNYEEITYEGYGPGGVAIMVETMTDNKNRTVANVRHAFSKAGGSLGTSGSVAWMFEKKGIITIERSDKDDEVMEVALENGATDIKEFDEVLVIESEPADFDTLLQAVEKTGVNILESSVGLVATNMIDVDDETAEKVEKLIETLEEDDDVQNVYHNMA
- a CDS encoding peptidylprolyl isomerase is translated as MKKLIMAGLSAATLALSLPASDVLATVNSHKITKEDVQSVLNAMGARTSYDALPDDVKKKVLDQVIEQQLLQEKALASGIEKDKEYKEALEKLKKKLALDIWMKKQLDTIEVSDAEAKKAYEEHKNAFQRPETVHARHILVKTEAEAKQIIEELKKTPKSKLKTKFEELAKAKSTGPSAPRGGDLGTFGRGQMVKPFSDAAFALKAGEFTQTPVKTQFGYHVIYVEEKHPAQTVPFDEVKERIKQNLKMEKFKENIKKIAQELRTKAKIKYQ
- the fbaA gene encoding class II fructose-bisphosphate aldolase, whose amino-acid sequence is MKGVKISDYVDAGVATGDDVQKIFEIAKANEFALPAVNVVGSNSMNAAMEAAKEVNSPIIIQFSNGGAVFNAGKGLDSEKAGVLGAISGAQHVHTLAEAYGIPVMLHTDHAARKLLPWIDALLEASEQHFAKTGKPLFSSHMIDLSEEPLEQNIETCKVYLERMSKMGMTLEIELGITGGEEDGVDNTDVDNKLLYTQPEEVAYAYEELSKVSDRFTIAASFGNVHGVYKPGNVVLRPEILDNSQKYIEQKYNTALKPVSFVFHGGSGSDLKDIRDAISYGVIKMNIDTDTQWAFWAGVKGYVEKYHDYLQAQIGNPEGEDKPNKKYYDPRKWLREGEKSMVARLKEAFEDLNCIDRF
- a CDS encoding 1-aminocyclopropane-1-carboxylate deaminase, with the protein product MTASKLLFPPSRVDSFHWRGHEWFVKRDDLIDPRFSGNKLRKLYTLLQTDSKRYSLLMSYGGSQSNAMLSLAYLAKSKGWDFVYYVKKLPDWLAKNPTGNLKLALDLGMKAVEIPHSEFYGRIEDVRSTLSDDTLLVAQGGAEKIAEEGVRLLAKEILSWANRKGIGSCSVATPSGTGTTALYLRRHLPKEIEVLTTPVVGDRDTLLAQWHELEPDEPFLPKILEHWPKHPFAKPKKCYFDAWHSLKRSGVEFDLVYAPKMWLELLSAYENLQKPILYIHSGGVSGNMSQIEHYRYSGIL
- a CDS encoding OadG family protein, which translates into the protein MENMVAESFKYMILGMGIVFAFLYIMVLVLQTQAKLIAKYFPEKPAGPAGGASTGVDKKKVAAVIAAIQHHKNLGK